In Spinacia oleracea cultivar Varoflay chromosome 5, BTI_SOV_V1, whole genome shotgun sequence, a single window of DNA contains:
- the LOC130461430 gene encoding uncharacterized protein: MELPDYPIYCHWGGEILQSSGDVTYKGGERKFGFVNCQMSYDEVLSKVYDLMRCDSRYVELKLLMRYPMMSCSYEAIPLDDDNSLKAMLIAMSQTQSTTMQLFIEQLPKQPETQSHLESFHEMDSWASPFPYLPLTNQSGLTGSFTRMLTDEQYASEHISELTSPTQTPHVEATNGDPSMILFDSLDQICVDFFGDEAVGVDSDVDEDEDTQDANDKAIRESAPSQIFNNVAELDPILLDSWRTWSNNHSFDGEFAIGQEFDSLAQLKDIVKGYSIAKNHSFKVLESEPTKYVVECKRKSSCKCSWRLRAIKDPCLASFRIVRYNGPHASNCLGDINSIDHPLLSSDFVCNEIKDLIRADPSLKIRVIVQAVKVKFKYTITYKRAWSAKQKAIASIFGDWEQSYEELPRYMQALKESNPGTVVEWCTLASNEDPSVHIFLRVFWAFKPSIDGFKHCRPLITIDGTHLYGKYKGTLLIAMGTDANSQLFPLAFAIVESENGESWKWFMKCIRHLVTQREGLCVISDRHAGILQTMNEVNSGWEEPRAHHRFCTRHLASNVNTQFKNAYVKNLFGKAADARQRKKFDYYLGRIGELNVEAHKYLMDISSHRWSIHHDGGFRYGVKTTNMSEAFNGVMKGARCLPITALVRMTFYRVNSYFVTRRGWGKRRIEEGHDFVEKATTTIEMNMAKSGAHEVQAFDHEMGLFEVTTGRGGRASGKGGNVHTVNLVAKTCTCEKLKIYKLPCSHVLAANILEELSSTS, from the exons ATGGAGTTGCCAGACTATCCTATTTATTGTCATTGGGGAGGGGAAATTTTGCAAAGTAGCGGTGATGTTACATATAAAGGAGGAGAGCGAAAATTTGGGTTTGTCAATTGTCAAATGAGTTATGATGAGGTTTTGAGTAAGGTTTATGATCTTATGAGATGTGACTCGAGATATGTGGAGTTGAAGCTACTAATGAGGTATCCAATGATGTCCTGTTCATATGAAGCCATTCCGTTGGATGATGACAATTCTTTAAAAGCAATGTTGATTGCTATGTCTCAAACACAATCAACCACAATGCAATTGTTCATCGAGCAACTTCCAAAGCAACCCGAAACTCAATCCCACTTGGAATCCTTTCATGAAATGGATTCATGGGCGAGTCCATTTCCCTACTTGCCCTTGACAAATCAAAGTGGGTTAACGGGTTCATTCACAAGAATGCTTACGGATGAACAATATGCTAGTGAACACATTTCAGAGCTCACTTCTCCAACTCAAACACCACATGTAGAAGCTACAAATGGTGATCCATCTATGATACTTTTCGATTCTCTAGATCAAATATGTGTTGATTTTTttggagatgaagcggttggGGTGGATAGTGAtgttgatgaagatgaagatacaCAAGATGCTAATGACAAAGCTATAAGAGAAAGCGCTCCATCTCAAATTTTCAACAATGTTGCAGAGTTGGATCCGattttgcttgattcttggaggaCTTGGTCCAACAACCACTCTTTCGATGGTGAATTTGCTATTGGGCAAGAGTTTGATTCTTTGGCGCAATTGAAAGACATAGTCAAAGGTTATTCCATAGCTAAAAATCATTCATTTAAGGTGTTGGAGAGTGAGCCCACAAAATACGTAGTTGAGTGTAAAAGAAAGAGTTCATGCAAATGCTCATGGAGGTTACGTGCAATCAAGGATCCTTGTCTTGCTTCATTCAGAATTGTGAGGTATAATGGCCCCCATGCAAGTAATTGTTTGGGTGACATAAACTCAATCGATCATCCTCTTCTCTCCTCTGATTTTGTATGCAATGAGATAAAAGATCTTATTCGTGCCGATCCTTCTTTGAAAATCCGTGTTATTGTGCAAGCGGTGAAAGTCAAGTTTAAGTATACCATCACTTACAAGAGAGCTTGGTCAGCAAAACAAAAGGCTATTGCAAGCATTTTTGGTGATTGGGAGCAATCTTACGAAGAGTTGCCTAGGTACATGCAAGCATTGAAAGAATCTAATCCAGGAACCGTCGTGGAATGGTGTACCTTGGCTTCTAATGAAGATCCTTCTGTTCACATTTTTTTGAGAGTGTTTTGGGCATTCAAGCCTTCCATCGATGGTTTTAAGCACTGTCGACCCCTAATCACCATAGATGGAACTCATTTGTATGGTAAGTACAAGGGCACGTTACTCATTGCCATGGGTACAGATGCGAATTCTCAATTGTTCCCTCTTGCTTTTGCTATTGTTGAAAGTGAAAATGGTGAGAGTTGGAAATGGTTCATGAAATGCATTCGGCATTTAGTTACTCAGAGGGAAGGTTTATGTGTCATTTCTGATAGACATGCAGGGATTTTGCAAACAATGAATGAGGTCAATAGTGGGTGGGAGGAGCCGCGTGCCCACCATCGATTTTGTACTCGTCACCTTGCCTCTAATGTCAACACTCAGTTCAAGAATGCTTATGTGAAGAACCTTTTCGGAAAAGCCGCAGATGCTCGTCAAAGAAAGAAGTTTGATTACTACTTGGGAAGAATTGGTGAATTGAATGTTGAAGCTCATAAGTACTTGATGGATATTTCTTCTCATCGGTGGTCGATCCACCATGATGGTGGTTTTAGATATGGCGTGAAAACCACAAACATGTCCGAAGCTTTTAATGGGGTGATGAAAGGTGCTCGTTGTTTGCCGATAACCGCCCTTGTTCGGATGACGTTTTACCGAGTGAACTCCTACTTTGTTACAAGACGAGGTTGGGGTAAAAGGAGAATTGAAGAAGGCCACGATTTCGTTGAGAAGgccacaacaacaattgaaatgAACATGGCAAAATCTGGTGCTCACGAGGTCCAAGCCTTTGATCATGAGATGGGGCTATTTGAGGTTACAACTGGACGAGGAGGCAGGGCTTCAGGTAAAGGTGGTAACGTACACACTGTTAACCTTGTAGCCAAAACTTGCACTTGTGAGAAATTAAAAATCTACAAGTTGCCATGCTCCCATGTGCTTGCG GCAAACATACTTGAAGAGCTTTCATCCACTTCCTGA
- the LOC110799167 gene encoding aquaporin TIP1-2 produces the protein MPISRISVGTPEEVRHPNTLKAGLAEFISTLIFVFAGQGSGMAFAKLTAGAAATPAGLVAASIAHGFALFVAVSVGANISGGHVNPAVTFGAFLGGNISLLNSLVYWVAQLAGSSVACLLLKFATGGLETSAFALAEDVTVWNALVFEIVMTFGLVYTVYATAVDPKKGDIGTIAPLAIGLIVAANILVGGAFTGASMNPAVSFGPALISWNWSSHWVYWAGPLIGGGLAGLFYEFIFIGGQEAPAADYQRLSA, from the exons ATGCCTATCAGCAGGATCTCCGTGGGAACCCCGGAGGAAGTCCGGCACCCAAACACCTTAAAGGCGGGATTGGCGGAATTCATCTCCACCCTTATCTTTGTGTTTGCCGGACAAGGTTCAGGGATGGCTTTTGCCAAGCTTACCGCTGGAGCCGCTGCAACTCCAGCAGGCTTGGTGGCTGCCTCTATCGCCCATGGTTTTGCCCTTTTTGTTGCCGTGTCTGTCGGAGCTAACATCTCCGGTGGACATGTTAACCCTGCAGTCACTTTCGGTGCCTTCCTTGGTGGCAACATTTCTCTTCTTAACAGCCTTGTTTACTGGGTTGCTCAACTTGCTGGCTCCTCTGTTGCGTGCTTGTTGCTTAAGTTTGCCACTGGTGGCTTG GAAACATCTGCCTTCGCACTTGCCGAAGACGTGACCGTATGGAATGCCCTAGTCTTTGAGATAGTCATGACCTTCGGACTAGTGTACACCGTTTACGCCACCGCAGTCGACCCTAAGAAGGGTGACATTGGTACCATTGCTCCCTTAGCAATTGGTCTCATTGTTGCTGCCAACATCCTTGTCGGTGGTGCCTTCACTGGTGCATCAATGAACCCCGCCGTGTCCTTCGGCCCAGCCTTGATTAGCTGGAACTGGAGCTCCCACTGGGTTTACTGGGCTGGACCACTTATTGGTGGTGGACTAGCTGGTCTCTTCTACGAGTTTATCTTCATTGGTGGTCAAGAGGCTCCCGCTGCTGATTACCAGAGACTCTCCGCTTAA